One window of the Salvia miltiorrhiza cultivar Shanhuang (shh) chromosome 6, IMPLAD_Smil_shh, whole genome shotgun sequence genome contains the following:
- the LOC130987430 gene encoding uncharacterized protein LOC130987430 isoform X1, producing the protein MGCCCSLVALAGARVPSCMIINQFHGDLRPHLPLKSMENHYSVMNRLMLRFRPIAPKPAGGDPDEHDGRTKYERRTKRKYVRVRGRQPTKMKLPDPERRSSPPGRSGVDDGSPPVRSAVTLQLLPERSESEKSTAAKFRDTVDPEQYRIGDEVSFKSNVAGVTTAGTWIVVERVTDTCVDGGVGLGYSDEEILMNLQADTCPGFVSDGANNVVWVNDACRRMAAAENGALVVRLMVREKLPYFTPSFACRVRMVQQTKQGQKWNKIVACDVWRMEFAAGFAWKLDVETALGLGV; encoded by the exons atgggctgctgctgctctctAGTAGCTTTAGCAGGTGCACGTGTCCCCTCATGTATG ATCATCAATCAATTCCATGGAGATCTGAGACCTCATCTCCCACTTAAATCCATGGAGAATCATTATTCGGTCATGAACCGACTCATGCTCAGATTCCGGCCTATTGCGCCCAAGCCTGCCGGCGGAGATCCGGACGAGCACGACGGGAGAACCAAATACGAGCGGAGGACTAAGCGGAAGTACGTTAGGGTTCGCGGCCGCCAACCTACGAAGATGAAACTTCCGGATCCGGAAAGGCGATCTTCGCCGCCGGGGAGATCAGGAGTCGACGACGGTTCGCCGCCTGTGAGATCGGCGGTGACTCTTCAGCTGCTGCCGGAGAGATCCGAGAGCGAGAAGAGCACCGCCGCGAAATTTCGAGATACGGTAGATCCGGAACAATATCGAATCGGCGATGAAGTTAGCTTCAAAAGCAACGTCGCCGGCGTAACAACGGCGGGGACGTGGATAGTGGTGGAACGCGTGACGGATACGTGCGTAGATGGCGGAGTAGGGTTAGGATACTCGGACGAGGAGATCCTGATGAATCTGCAGGCCGACACGTGTCCGGGATTCGTATCGGACGGCGCGAACAACGTGGTTTGGGTGAACGACGCCTGCAGAAGGATGGCGGCGGCGGAGAACGGGGCGTTGGTGGTGAGGTTGATGGTGAGAGAGAAATTGCCCTATTTTACCCCCTCGTTTGCATGCAGAGTGAGGATGGTACAGCAGACGAAGCAGGGGCAAAAATGGAATAAAATAGTAGCGTGCGATGTGTGGAGGATGGAATTTGCTGCTGGTTTTGCATGGAAGTTAGACGTCGAAACTGCTCTCGGTTTAGGAGTTTAG
- the LOC130987430 gene encoding uncharacterized protein LOC130987430 isoform X2, with protein MENHYSVMNRLMLRFRPIAPKPAGGDPDEHDGRTKYERRTKRKYVRVRGRQPTKMKLPDPERRSSPPGRSGVDDGSPPVRSAVTLQLLPERSESEKSTAAKFRDTVDPEQYRIGDEVSFKSNVAGVTTAGTWIVVERVTDTCVDGGVGLGYSDEEILMNLQADTCPGFVSDGANNVVWVNDACRRMAAAENGALVVRLMVREKLPYFTPSFACRVRMVQQTKQGQKWNKIVACDVWRMEFAAGFAWKLDVETALGLGV; from the coding sequence ATGGAGAATCATTATTCGGTCATGAACCGACTCATGCTCAGATTCCGGCCTATTGCGCCCAAGCCTGCCGGCGGAGATCCGGACGAGCACGACGGGAGAACCAAATACGAGCGGAGGACTAAGCGGAAGTACGTTAGGGTTCGCGGCCGCCAACCTACGAAGATGAAACTTCCGGATCCGGAAAGGCGATCTTCGCCGCCGGGGAGATCAGGAGTCGACGACGGTTCGCCGCCTGTGAGATCGGCGGTGACTCTTCAGCTGCTGCCGGAGAGATCCGAGAGCGAGAAGAGCACCGCCGCGAAATTTCGAGATACGGTAGATCCGGAACAATATCGAATCGGCGATGAAGTTAGCTTCAAAAGCAACGTCGCCGGCGTAACAACGGCGGGGACGTGGATAGTGGTGGAACGCGTGACGGATACGTGCGTAGATGGCGGAGTAGGGTTAGGATACTCGGACGAGGAGATCCTGATGAATCTGCAGGCCGACACGTGTCCGGGATTCGTATCGGACGGCGCGAACAACGTGGTTTGGGTGAACGACGCCTGCAGAAGGATGGCGGCGGCGGAGAACGGGGCGTTGGTGGTGAGGTTGATGGTGAGAGAGAAATTGCCCTATTTTACCCCCTCGTTTGCATGCAGAGTGAGGATGGTACAGCAGACGAAGCAGGGGCAAAAATGGAATAAAATAGTAGCGTGCGATGTGTGGAGGATGGAATTTGCTGCTGGTTTTGCATGGAAGTTAGACGTCGAAACTGCTCTCGGTTTAGGAGTTTAG
- the LOC130987429 gene encoding cytochrome c1-2, heme protein, mitochondrial, producing MFGGRAIHQLLRERLQSKVASSPALSSFISKKGHESAESATKSCLRTLALFGAGVSGLLSFASIASCDEAEHGLESPNYPWPHAGILSSYDHASVRRGHQVYQQVCASCHSMSLISYRDLVGVAYTEEETKAMAAEIEVVDGPNDEGEMFTRPGKLSDRFPQPYENESAARFANGGAYPPDLSLITKARHNGQNYVFALLTGYRDPPAGVSIREGLHYNPYFPGGAIAMPKMLNDGAVEYEDGTPATEAQMGKDVVSFLTWAAEPEMEERKLMGFKWIFVLSLALLQAGYYRRMRWSVLKSRKLVLDVVN from the exons ATGTTTGGGGGTAGAGCAATTCACCAGTTGCTGAGAGAGAGACTTCAATCGAAAGTCGCT AGTTCTCCAGCTTTATCATCTTTTATTTCGAAGAAAGGGCATGAGAGTGCTGAATCTGCTACCAAAAGCTGCTTGAGGACATTGGCCCTCTTTGGAGCAGGTGTATCAGGGCTTTTAAGTTTTGCGTCAATTGCTTCCTGTGATGAGGCAGAACATGGTTTGGAATCCCCTAACTACCCTTGGCCACATGCTGGCATCCTAAGTTCCTACGATCATGCCTC GGTTCGCCGTGGTCACCAGGTTTACCAACAAGTATGTGCATCCTGCCATTCCATGTCCTTGATTTCATATCGTGACTTGGTAGGTGTTGCATACACAGAGGAGGAAACTAAGGCTATGGCAGCCGAGATTGAGGTAGTTGATGGACCTAATGATGAGGGGGAGATGTTTACTCGTCCTGGGAAACTGAGTGATCGGTTTCCTCAGCCATATGAAAATGAGTCAGCAGCTAGGTTTGCCAATGGAGGGGCCTATCCTCCAGATTTAAGTCTTATTACCAAA GCTCGTCATAATGGTCAAAACTATGTTTTTGCTCTTCTAACTGGATATCGTGATCCTCCTGCCGGTGTTTCT ATTCGTGAAGGGTTGCATTATAACCCTTATTTCCCTGGCGGCGCTATTGCCATGCCTAAAATGCTTAATGATGGGGCTGTTGAGTACGAAGATGGTACCCCTGCAACAGAAGCTCAG ATGGGGAAAGACGTGGTTTCATTTTTGACCTGGGCTGCGGAGCCTGAAATGGAAGAGAGAAAGCTG ATGGGATTCAAGTGGATCTTTGTCCTGTCACTAGCGCTCCTTCAAGCAGGTTATTACAGGCGTATGAGGTGGTCTGTTCTTAAGTCGCGCAAGCTAGTGCTCGACGTTGTCAACTAA